A DNA window from Pseudomonas tohonis contains the following coding sequences:
- the feaR gene encoding transcriptional regulator FeaR, with product MTARALRTDRFDEWLQRINQVCGRFCAKTLGDEFSGAVREYKSGAIKLSFVDVAQARLYRTEHEVAQSDSRHFFAAFQLQGEANMEQGGNRVRLAPGDITLIDSSLPSDFTYGANSRQLSLILPRHLVEQNLRYGSVRCAQKIAATSPIALLTHRLVLEASQHECLSQHESEATLDAVVSLLRPAISAVDAEGDVHERVFRKTLDFIDAHIRSEELCPELLAREVGVSVRGLYRMFSRKGLVVAQYIKNRRLDFCAESLRLGGAEQKLSALGYSWGFSDSSYFSTAFKARFGVSPGEYRKRYQH from the coding sequence ATGACTGCACGTGCACTGAGAACCGACCGCTTCGACGAATGGCTGCAGCGGATCAACCAGGTATGCGGACGCTTCTGCGCCAAGACCCTCGGGGATGAATTCTCCGGGGCGGTCCGCGAATACAAGTCCGGCGCCATCAAGCTGAGCTTCGTCGATGTCGCCCAGGCCCGGCTCTATCGCACCGAGCACGAGGTGGCGCAGAGCGACAGCCGGCATTTCTTCGCCGCCTTCCAGCTGCAGGGCGAGGCGAACATGGAACAGGGCGGCAACCGCGTGCGCCTGGCGCCCGGCGACATCACTCTGATCGACTCCTCGCTGCCCAGCGACTTCACCTACGGCGCCAATTCCCGGCAGCTGTCGTTGATCCTGCCGCGCCACCTGGTGGAGCAGAACCTGCGCTACGGCAGCGTGCGTTGCGCGCAGAAGATCGCCGCCACCTCGCCGATCGCGCTGCTCACACATCGCCTGGTGCTGGAGGCCAGCCAGCACGAGTGCCTCAGCCAGCACGAGAGCGAGGCGACCCTGGACGCGGTGGTCAGCCTGCTGCGCCCGGCCATCAGCGCCGTCGATGCCGAGGGCGACGTGCATGAGCGGGTGTTCCGCAAGACCCTGGACTTCATCGATGCGCACATCCGTTCCGAGGAGCTCTGCCCGGAGCTGCTGGCACGCGAGGTGGGGGTTTCGGTGCGTGGCCTGTACCGCATGTTCTCGCGCAAGGGGCTGGTGGTGGCGCAGTACATCAAGAACCGCCGCCTGGACTTCTGCGCCGAGTCCCTGCGCCTGGGTGGCGCCGAGCAGAAGCTTTCCGCCCTCGGCTATTCCTGGGGCTTCTCGGATTCCAGCTATTTCTCCACCGCCTTCAAGGCGCGCTTCGGCGTTTCTCCCGGCGAGTACCGCAAGCGCTACCAGCACTAG
- the paaX gene encoding phenylacetic acid degradation operon negative regulatory protein PaaX, protein MTSLAPLQHLITRFQEQTPLRASSLIITLYGDAIEPHGGTVWLGSLIQLLEPIGVNERLIRTSIFRLTKEGWLTAEKVGRRSYYSLTGTGRRRFEKAFKRVYSSSLPAWDGSWCLVMLSQLPQEKRKQVREELEWQGFGAISPIVLACPRCDRVDVNATLQDLEALEETIVFETTAQDVLASRALRMQVRESWNIDELAAHYSEFIQLFRPLWQALREQEALQPQDCFLARTLLIHEYRKLLLRDPQLPDELLPGDWEGRAARQLCRNIYRLVQAKAEEWLNGALETADGPLPDVGESFYRRFGGLK, encoded by the coding sequence ATGACGTCCCTCGCTCCCCTGCAGCACCTCATCACCCGTTTCCAGGAGCAGACGCCGCTGCGCGCCAGCTCCCTGATCATCACCCTCTACGGCGATGCCATCGAGCCCCATGGCGGCACCGTGTGGCTGGGCAGCCTGATCCAGCTGCTGGAGCCGATCGGCGTCAACGAGCGCCTGATCCGCACCTCGATCTTCCGCCTGACCAAGGAAGGCTGGCTCACCGCCGAGAAGGTCGGCCGGCGCAGCTACTACAGCCTCACCGGCACCGGGCGGCGGCGTTTCGAGAAGGCCTTCAAGCGGGTGTACAGCTCCAGCCTGCCGGCCTGGGACGGTTCTTGGTGCCTGGTGATGCTCTCGCAGCTGCCCCAGGAGAAGCGCAAACAGGTGCGCGAGGAACTGGAATGGCAAGGTTTTGGTGCGATTTCCCCCATCGTGCTGGCCTGCCCGCGCTGCGACCGCGTGGATGTGAACGCCACCCTGCAGGACCTCGAGGCCCTGGAGGAAACCATCGTCTTCGAGACCACCGCCCAGGATGTGCTCGCCTCCAGGGCCCTGCGCATGCAGGTTCGCGAGAGCTGGAACATCGACGAGCTGGCGGCGCACTACAGCGAATTCATCCAGCTGTTCCGCCCGCTGTGGCAGGCGCTGCGCGAACAGGAGGCGCTGCAGCCGCAGGACTGCTTCCTGGCACGAACCCTGCTGATACACGAGTACCGCAAATTGCTGCTGCGCGACCCGCAGCTGCCCGACGAGCTGTTGCCGGGCGACTGGGAAGGGCGTGCGGCGCGCCAGTTGTGCCGCAATATCTATCGCCTGGTGCAAGCCAAGGCCGAGGAATGGCTCAATGGCGCACTGGAAACCGCAGACGGACCCCTGCCGGATGTCGGCGAAAGTTTCTATCGGCGATTCGGCGGGCTTAAATAG
- the paaY gene encoding phenylacetic acid degradation protein PaaY → MTCYSLDGLVPVVDPSAYVHPSAVLIGDVIIGPNCYVGPLASLRGDFGRIVLEEGANLQDTCVMHGFPESDTVVERNGHIGHGAVLHGCRIGEDALVGMNAVVMDGAHIGARSFVSAAAFVKARFECPEQSLVMGAPAEVKRRLGDEEVAWKQRGTREYQVLARRCMASLVACEPLAAVEAGRPRNRVDGLRPKGESA, encoded by the coding sequence ATGACCTGCTACAGCCTCGACGGCCTGGTTCCGGTGGTGGACCCGAGCGCCTACGTGCACCCATCGGCGGTGCTGATCGGCGACGTGATCATCGGCCCCAACTGCTATGTGGGCCCGCTGGCCAGCCTGCGCGGCGACTTCGGGCGGATCGTCCTGGAGGAGGGCGCCAACCTCCAGGACACCTGCGTGATGCACGGCTTCCCGGAAAGCGACACGGTGGTGGAGCGCAACGGCCATATCGGCCACGGCGCGGTGCTGCACGGCTGCCGCATCGGCGAGGACGCCCTGGTGGGCATGAATGCGGTGGTGATGGATGGCGCGCATATCGGTGCGCGCTCCTTCGTCTCCGCCGCGGCCTTCGTCAAGGCGCGCTTCGAGTGCCCGGAGCAGTCCCTGGTCATGGGTGCCCCGGCCGAGGTGAAGCGCCGCCTCGGCGACGAGGAGGTGGCCTGGAAGCAGCGCGGCACCCGGGAGTACCAGGTGCTGGCGCGGCGCTGCATGGCCAGCCTGGTGGCCTGCGAGCCGCTGGCGGCGGTGGAGGCCGGTCGCCCGCGCAACCGTGTCGATGGACTGCGTCCGAAGGGGGAGTCGGCGTGA
- the paaF gene encoding 2,3-dehydroadipyl-CoA hydratase PaaF, with product MPQTLVVLPPDRGVRLITLQRPEALNALNTQLLGELALELDDAERDPQTRVVVLTGSRKAFAAGADINEMAERDLVGILDDPRQAHWQRIARFPKPLIAAVNGFALGGGCELAMHADILIAGEDARFGQPEINLGIMPGAGGTQRLLRAVGKSLAMQMVLSGEAIDARHAQRAGLVSEVTQPEFTVERALAIARVIASKAPLALRLAKEALLKAEDTDLASGLRFERHAFTLLAGTADRAEGLAAFREKRTPEFTGR from the coding sequence ATGCCCCAGACTCTCGTCGTCCTGCCACCGGATAGAGGCGTGCGCCTCATCACCCTGCAACGCCCGGAGGCGCTCAACGCCCTGAACACCCAGCTGCTGGGCGAACTGGCACTGGAACTGGACGACGCCGAGCGCGACCCACAGACCCGCGTGGTGGTGCTCACCGGCAGCCGCAAGGCCTTCGCCGCCGGCGCCGACATCAACGAGATGGCCGAGCGCGACCTGGTCGGCATCCTCGACGACCCGCGCCAGGCCCACTGGCAACGCATCGCCCGCTTCCCCAAACCCCTGATAGCCGCAGTCAACGGTTTCGCCCTGGGCGGCGGCTGCGAGCTGGCCATGCACGCCGACATCCTCATCGCCGGCGAGGACGCCCGCTTCGGCCAGCCGGAAATCAACCTCGGCATCATGCCGGGCGCCGGCGGCACCCAGCGCCTGCTGCGCGCCGTGGGCAAGTCCCTGGCCATGCAGATGGTGCTCAGCGGCGAGGCCATCGACGCCCGCCACGCCCAGCGCGCCGGCCTGGTGAGCGAAGTGACCCAGCCGGAATTCACCGTCGAGCGCGCCCTGGCCATCGCCCGCGTCATCGCCAGCAAGGCACCTCTCGCCTTGCGACTGGCCAAGGAGGCGCTGCTCAAGGCCGAAGACACCGACCTCGCCAGCGGCCTGCGCTTCGAGCGCCACGCCTTCACCTTGCTGGCCGGCACCGCCGACCGCGCGGAAGGCCTCGCCGCCTTCCGCGAGAAACGCACCCCCGAATTCACCGGCCGCTGA
- the paaG gene encoding 2-(1,2-epoxy-1,2-dihydrophenyl)acetyl-CoA isomerase PaaG codes for MNFEHILFSIEAGVATLSLNRPEQLNSFNAAMHGEVREALKRVRQDPEVRVLLLTGEGRGFCAGQDLADRNVAPGAEMPDLGLSIERFYNPLIRALRDLPLPVICAVNGVAAGAGANIPLACDLVLAARSASFIQAFCKIGLVPDSGGTWSLPRLVGMARAKALALLGDRLSAEQAEQWGLIHRVVDDAALRDEALKLARHLATQPTYGLALIKRALNASLDNGFDQQLELERDLQRLAGRSEDYREGVGAFMEKRTPSFKGR; via the coding sequence ATGAATTTCGAGCACATCCTGTTTTCCATCGAGGCAGGGGTCGCCACCCTCAGCCTCAACCGCCCCGAACAGCTGAACAGCTTCAACGCCGCCATGCACGGCGAGGTCCGCGAGGCCCTCAAGCGCGTGCGCCAGGACCCGGAGGTGCGCGTATTGCTGCTCACCGGCGAAGGCCGTGGCTTCTGTGCCGGGCAGGACCTGGCCGACCGCAATGTCGCGCCGGGCGCCGAGATGCCCGACCTGGGGCTGTCCATCGAGCGCTTCTACAACCCGCTGATCCGCGCCCTGCGCGACCTGCCGCTGCCGGTGATCTGCGCGGTCAACGGCGTGGCCGCCGGCGCCGGCGCCAACATCCCGCTGGCCTGCGACCTGGTGCTGGCGGCGCGTTCGGCCAGCTTCATCCAGGCCTTCTGCAAGATCGGCCTGGTCCCCGATTCCGGCGGCACCTGGAGCCTGCCGCGCCTGGTCGGCATGGCCCGCGCCAAGGCCCTGGCCCTGCTGGGCGACCGGCTGAGCGCCGAGCAGGCCGAGCAATGGGGGCTGATCCACCGCGTGGTGGACGACGCCGCGCTGCGCGACGAGGCCCTCAAGCTGGCACGCCACCTGGCCACCCAGCCCACCTACGGGCTGGCCCTGATCAAGCGCGCCCTCAACGCCAGCCTGGACAACGGTTTCGACCAGCAGCTCGAGCTGGAGCGCGACCTGCAGCGCCTGGCCGGGCGCAGCGAGGACTACCGCGAGGGCGTGGGCGCCTTCATGGAGAAACGCACCCCGAGCTTCAAAGGACGCTGA
- the paaH gene encoding 3-hydroxyacyl-CoA dehydrogenase PaaH produces the protein MHALNKETPVAVIGAGAMGAGIAQVAAQAGHPVRLYDTRTGAAAQAIAGIDRQLARLVEKGKLDAATHVATLARLRPADELEALADAGLVIEAIVEKLEIKRELLQRLEALCAPGCILASNTSSLSITSLAAGLRHPGRVLGMHFFNPAPLMALVEIVSGLDSEPALAGCLFETARAWGKQPVHARSTPGFIVNRVARPFYAESLRLLQEGAADCATLDALMREAGGFRMGAFELTDLIGHDVNYAVTCSVFDAYYGDARFQPSLIQKELVEAGRLGRKSGRGFYDYSEGAERPQPSTLASTATVEACALEGDLGTAQPLAQRLERAGVQVTRRDGAGLLRVGDATLALSDGRLATQRAREDGLDNLVLLDLALDYGRTERLGISWAAGTRQGAIDAAVALLARAGIGASPLADVPGLAVLRTVAMLANEGADALLHGVASAADIDLAMCAGVNYPRGPLAWADTIGLPQVLRTLDNLQAAYGEPRYRPSLALRRRVAEGRTLHDQP, from the coding sequence ATGCACGCCCTGAACAAGGAAACCCCGGTGGCCGTGATCGGCGCTGGCGCCATGGGCGCCGGCATCGCCCAGGTCGCCGCCCAGGCCGGGCACCCGGTGCGCCTGTACGACACCCGCACCGGCGCCGCCGCCCAGGCCATCGCCGGCATCGACCGGCAGCTCGCGCGCCTGGTGGAGAAAGGCAAGCTGGACGCCGCCACCCATGTCGCCACCCTCGCCCGCCTGCGCCCGGCCGATGAGCTGGAGGCGCTGGCCGACGCCGGCCTGGTGATCGAGGCGATCGTCGAGAAGCTGGAGATCAAGCGCGAGCTGCTGCAGCGGCTGGAAGCGCTGTGCGCGCCGGGCTGCATCCTCGCCAGCAACACCTCGTCGCTGTCCATCACCAGCCTCGCCGCCGGCCTGCGGCACCCGGGCCGCGTGCTCGGCATGCACTTCTTCAACCCGGCGCCACTGATGGCGCTGGTGGAGATCGTCTCCGGCCTCGACAGCGAGCCGGCGCTGGCCGGCTGCCTGTTCGAAACCGCCCGCGCCTGGGGCAAGCAGCCGGTGCACGCGCGCTCCACCCCCGGCTTCATCGTCAACCGCGTGGCGCGCCCCTTCTATGCCGAAAGCCTGCGCCTGCTGCAGGAAGGCGCGGCCGACTGCGCCACCCTGGACGCCCTCATGCGCGAGGCCGGCGGCTTCCGCATGGGCGCCTTCGAGCTCACCGACCTGATCGGCCACGACGTCAACTACGCCGTCACCTGCTCGGTGTTCGACGCCTACTACGGCGACGCCCGCTTCCAGCCCTCACTGATCCAGAAGGAGCTGGTGGAAGCCGGCCGCCTGGGACGCAAGAGCGGCCGGGGCTTCTATGACTACAGCGAAGGCGCCGAACGTCCGCAGCCCTCCACACTCGCCAGCACGGCGACGGTGGAGGCCTGCGCCCTGGAGGGCGACCTCGGTACCGCCCAGCCCCTGGCACAGCGCCTGGAACGGGCCGGCGTGCAGGTCACCCGCCGTGACGGTGCCGGGCTGCTGCGGGTCGGCGACGCCACCCTGGCCCTGAGCGACGGCCGCCTGGCCACCCAGCGCGCCCGCGAGGACGGCCTCGACAACCTGGTGCTGCTGGACCTCGCCCTCGACTACGGCCGCACCGAGCGCCTCGGCATCAGCTGGGCGGCCGGCACCCGCCAGGGCGCCATCGACGCGGCCGTCGCCCTGCTCGCCCGCGCCGGCATCGGTGCCAGCCCGCTGGCGGACGTCCCCGGCCTCGCCGTGCTGCGCACCGTGGCCATGCTCGCCAACGAAGGCGCCGACGCCCTGCTCCACGGGGTCGCCAGCGCCGCCGACATCGACCTGGCCATGTGCGCCGGGGTCAATTACCCGCGCGGCCCGCTGGCCTGGGCCGACACCATCGGCCTTCCCCAGGTGCTGCGGACCCTGGACAACCTGCAGGCCGCCTATGGCGAGCCGCGCTACCGCCCCTCGCTGGCCCTGCGCCGCCGGGTGGCCGAAGGGAGGACCCTGCATGACCAACCGTGA
- the paaI gene encoding hydroxyphenylacetyl-CoA thioesterase PaaI — protein MTNREALSLAEACASTLYERDAASQAMGMRLLSVAPGAARVGMSVRADMLQGVGTCHGGHLFALADSAFAFACNTYNEVTVAIGCSIDYVAPAHLGDTLTAQATEQSRSGRTGNYHVRIENQNGQLIALFHGKSYKVRGTLLDEESLHE, from the coding sequence ATGACCAACCGTGAAGCCCTGTCGCTGGCCGAGGCCTGCGCCAGCACCCTGTACGAACGCGACGCCGCCAGCCAGGCCATGGGCATGCGCCTGCTCTCGGTGGCCCCCGGTGCCGCGCGCGTGGGCATGAGCGTGCGCGCCGACATGCTGCAAGGCGTGGGCACCTGCCATGGCGGCCACCTGTTCGCCCTGGCCGACTCGGCCTTCGCCTTCGCCTGCAACACCTACAACGAAGTCACCGTGGCCATCGGCTGCAGCATCGACTACGTGGCCCCGGCGCACCTGGGCGACACCCTCACCGCCCAGGCCACCGAACAGAGCCGCAGCGGCCGCACCGGCAACTACCACGTGCGCATCGAGAACCAGAACGGGCAGCTGATCGCCCTGTTCCACGGCAAGTCCTACAAGGTGCGCGGCACCCTGCTCGACGAGGAATCCCTGCATGAATGA
- the pcaF gene encoding 3-oxoadipyl-CoA thiolase, with protein sequence MNDALIIDAVRTPIGRYAGALSSVRADDLGAVPIRALMQRHPELDWSAVDDVIYGCANQAGEDNRNVARMAALLAGLPVTVPGTTLNRLCGSGLDAIGSAARALRCGEAGLMLAGGVESMSRAPFVMGKSEQAFGRSAELFDTTIGWRFVNRLMKHQYGIDSMPETAENVAEQFGISRADQDAFALRSQLKAAAAQASGRLAKEIVPVEIPQRKGPSKWVEHDEHPRGDTTLEQLSRLGTPFREGGSVTAGNASGVNDGACALLLASADAARRFGLRPRARVVAMACAGVEPRIMGIGPVPATRKVLALAGLSLADMDVIELNEAFAAQGLAVLRELKPADDDPRVNPNGGAIALGHPLGMSGARLVTTALHELEARSGRYALCTMCIGVGQGIALVIEKL encoded by the coding sequence ATGAATGACGCCCTGATCATCGACGCCGTGCGCACGCCCATCGGGCGCTATGCCGGCGCCCTGTCCTCCGTTCGCGCCGACGACCTCGGCGCGGTGCCGATCCGCGCCCTGATGCAGCGCCACCCCGAGCTGGACTGGAGCGCCGTCGACGACGTGATCTACGGCTGCGCCAACCAGGCCGGCGAAGACAACCGCAACGTCGCGCGCATGGCCGCCCTGCTCGCCGGCCTGCCGGTCACGGTGCCCGGCACCACCCTCAACCGCCTGTGCGGCTCGGGGCTGGACGCCATCGGCAGCGCCGCCCGCGCCCTGCGCTGCGGCGAGGCCGGGCTGATGCTGGCCGGCGGCGTGGAATCCATGTCCCGCGCGCCCTTCGTGATGGGCAAGTCCGAGCAGGCCTTCGGCCGCAGCGCGGAGCTGTTCGACACCACCATCGGCTGGCGCTTCGTCAACCGCTTGATGAAGCACCAGTACGGCATCGACTCCATGCCCGAGACGGCGGAGAACGTCGCCGAGCAGTTCGGCATCAGCCGCGCCGACCAGGACGCCTTCGCCCTGCGCAGCCAGCTCAAGGCCGCCGCCGCCCAGGCCAGCGGTCGACTGGCGAAGGAGATCGTCCCGGTGGAGATCCCCCAGCGCAAAGGCCCGTCGAAGTGGGTGGAGCACGACGAACACCCGCGCGGCGACACCACCCTTGAGCAGCTCTCGCGCCTCGGCACGCCCTTCCGCGAAGGCGGCAGCGTCACCGCCGGCAACGCCTCCGGCGTCAACGACGGCGCCTGCGCCCTGCTGCTGGCCAGTGCCGATGCCGCCCGGCGCTTCGGCCTCAGGCCACGCGCCCGGGTGGTGGCCATGGCCTGCGCCGGGGTCGAGCCGCGCATCATGGGCATCGGCCCGGTGCCGGCCACGCGCAAGGTGCTGGCCCTCGCCGGCCTGTCGCTCGCCGACATGGACGTGATCGAACTCAACGAAGCCTTCGCCGCCCAGGGCCTGGCCGTGCTGCGCGAGCTGAAACCGGCCGACGACGATCCACGGGTCAACCCCAACGGCGGCGCCATCGCCCTGGGCCACCCGCTGGGCATGAGCGGCGCGCGCCTGGTCACCACCGCGCTGCACGAACTGGAAGCCCGCTCCGGCCGCTACGCCCTCTGCACCATGTGCATCGGCGTCGGCCAGGGGATCGCCCTGGTCATCGAAAAACTGTAA
- the paaK gene encoding phenylacetate--CoA ligase PaaK, protein MNMIANAALLDPMETASVDQLRQHQLERLRWSLDHAYRNVPLYRQRFDELGVHPDDLKSHDDLARFPFTGKSDLRDNYPYGMFAVPQEEVVRIHASSGTTGKPTVVGYTQNDIDTWANVVARSIRAAGGRKGDKVHVSYGYGLFTGGLGAHYGAERLGCTVIPMSGGQTEKQVQLIRDFQPDIIMVTPSYMLNLADEIERQGLDPHKLALRLGIFGAEPWTAELRRAIEERLGITALDIYGLSEIMGPGVAMECAETKDGPTIWEDHFYPEIIDPVTGQVLPDGQMGELVFTSLSKEALPMIRYRTRDLTRLLPGTARPMRRIDKITGRSDDMLIIRGVNVFPTQIEEQVLKVRQLAETYEIHLSRTGNLDSMEVHVEPRHGLEPLDQAQELALCSELGRHIKTYIGITSRVVLRPAYSLKRSEGKACHVYDNRAKA, encoded by the coding sequence ATGAACATGATCGCCAATGCCGCCTTGCTCGACCCGATGGAAACCGCCAGCGTCGACCAGCTCCGCCAGCATCAGCTGGAGCGCCTGCGCTGGAGCCTCGACCACGCCTACCGCAACGTGCCCCTGTACCGCCAGCGCTTCGACGAACTGGGCGTGCACCCGGACGACCTGAAGAGCCACGACGACCTCGCCCGCTTCCCCTTCACCGGCAAGTCCGACCTGCGCGACAACTACCCCTACGGCATGTTCGCCGTGCCCCAGGAAGAGGTGGTGCGCATCCACGCCTCCAGCGGCACCACCGGCAAGCCCACCGTGGTCGGCTACACCCAGAACGACATCGACACCTGGGCCAACGTGGTGGCGCGCTCGATCCGCGCCGCCGGCGGCCGCAAGGGCGACAAGGTGCACGTCTCCTACGGCTACGGCCTGTTCACCGGCGGCCTGGGGGCCCACTACGGCGCCGAGCGCCTGGGCTGCACCGTGATCCCCATGTCCGGCGGCCAGACCGAGAAGCAGGTCCAGCTGATCCGCGACTTCCAGCCGGACATCATCATGGTCACGCCCTCCTACATGCTCAACCTGGCCGACGAGATCGAGCGCCAGGGCCTGGACCCGCACAAGCTGGCCCTGCGCCTGGGCATCTTCGGCGCCGAACCCTGGACCGCCGAACTGCGCCGCGCCATCGAGGAGCGCCTGGGCATCACCGCCCTGGACATCTACGGCCTCTCGGAAATCATGGGCCCGGGCGTGGCCATGGAATGCGCCGAGACCAAGGACGGCCCGACCATCTGGGAGGACCACTTCTACCCCGAGATCATCGACCCGGTGACCGGCCAGGTGCTGCCGGACGGGCAGATGGGCGAGCTGGTGTTCACCTCCCTGTCCAAGGAGGCGCTGCCGATGATCCGCTACCGCACCCGCGACCTCACCCGCCTGCTGCCGGGCACCGCGCGCCCCATGCGGCGCATCGACAAGATCACCGGGCGCAGCGACGACATGCTGATCATCCGCGGCGTCAACGTCTTCCCCACGCAGATCGAGGAGCAGGTGCTCAAGGTCCGCCAACTGGCCGAGACCTACGAGATCCACCTCTCGCGCACCGGCAACCTCGACAGCATGGAAGTCCATGTCGAACCCCGTCATGGCCTGGAGCCGCTGGACCAGGCGCAGGAACTGGCGCTGTGCAGCGAGCTGGGCCGCCACATCAAGACCTACATCGGCATCACCTCGCGCGTCGTGCTGCGCCCGGCCTATTCGCTGAAGCGCTCCGAAGGCAAGGCCTGCCACGTCTACGACAACCGCGCCAAGGCGTAA
- a CDS encoding helix-turn-helix domain-containing protein, whose product MNIRPIRTDADYRAALELVAPLFENEPEPNTPEGDFFEVMLTLIEAYEARHFPVDLPGPVEAIKFRMEQSGLTVADLVPAIGRPNRVYEVLNGKRSLTLPMIWKLHEMFGIPAESLIKPPTHA is encoded by the coding sequence ATGAATATTCGCCCGATTCGCACCGATGCGGATTACCGCGCAGCGCTCGAGCTGGTGGCGCCGCTCTTTGAGAATGAGCCGGAGCCGAACACGCCCGAGGGCGATTTCTTCGAGGTGATGCTCACCCTGATCGAGGCCTATGAGGCGCGTCACTTCCCGGTCGACTTGCCGGGGCCGGTGGAGGCCATCAAGTTCCGCATGGAACAATCCGGGCTGACCGTGGCCGATCTGGTGCCGGCCATTGGGCGCCCCAATCGGGTCTACGAGGTGCTCAATGGCAAGCGCTCCCTCACCTTGCCGATGATCTGGAAGCTGCACGAGATGTTCGGCATCCCTGCGGAGAGCCTGATCAAGCCACCGACCCACGCCTGA
- a CDS encoding type II toxin-antitoxin system HigB family toxin, giving the protein MRIVAISQLKAFWERHPEAEQPLLAWIDEARRAQWESPADIKDQYRNASILKSRRVVFNIKGNDYRLVVAVACRFGALYIKFVGTHREYDAIDANTVEMDQRP; this is encoded by the coding sequence ATGAGAATCGTCGCGATCAGCCAGTTGAAGGCTTTCTGGGAGCGTCATCCCGAGGCGGAGCAGCCCCTGCTGGCCTGGATCGATGAGGCAAGGCGGGCGCAGTGGGAAAGCCCAGCCGATATCAAGGACCAGTACCGCAACGCGAGCATCCTCAAAAGCCGCCGGGTCGTCTTCAATATCAAGGGCAACGACTATCGGCTGGTGGTTGCGGTCGCCTGCCGCTTCGGTGCGCTCTATATCAAGTTCGTCGGCACTCACCGGGAGTACGACGCTATCGACGCCAACACCGTGGAAATGGATCAGAGACCATGA
- a CDS encoding DUF1428 domain-containing protein codes for MSYVDGFVVPVPTAKREAYIALARTAAQVFKDHGALSVVECWGDDVPEGKVTSFPMAVKRKDDETVVFSWITWPSRQARDEGMKKSMDDPRLHPDPEKMPFDGQRMIYGGFEVIVDA; via the coding sequence ATGAGCTATGTAGATGGATTCGTCGTCCCCGTGCCCACCGCCAAGCGCGAGGCCTATATCGCCCTCGCCCGCACCGCCGCCCAGGTGTTCAAGGACCACGGCGCCCTCAGCGTCGTCGAGTGCTGGGGTGATGACGTGCCGGAGGGCAAAGTGACCTCCTTCCCCATGGCGGTGAAACGCAAGGACGACGAGACGGTGGTGTTCTCGTGGATCACCTGGCCCTCCCGCCAGGCGCGCGACGAGGGCATGAAGAAATCCATGGACGACCCGCGCCTGCACCCCGATCCCGAGAAGATGCCCTTCGACGGGCAACGCATGATCTATGGCGGCTTCGAGGTGATAGTCGACGCCTGA